One Styela clava chromosome 4, kaStyClav1.hap1.2, whole genome shotgun sequence genomic window, TATCTGGGAATAACGACTTTCCACATCACTCAACAATCTAGATGCATACGCAATCACACGGACATATTCACTATCAATGTCAGATTCTTTCTGGACTAAAACACAACCAAGTCCAActggggatgcatctacaataATTTCAGTACAAAGCTTAGGATCAAAATAAGACATAACAGTATCACTTGTGAGACTATTTTTCAATTCACAAAAAgctttttcacaatttttactccatataaaatcaacattttgtttAGCAAGCTCTTGTATAGGTTTAACAATAGTTGAGTAATTAGGTATAAAACGAGACACATAGTTCGACATACCAAGAAAAGATTTAACTTGTTGCTTATCAGAAGGTCTATCAGCCTTGTTTATAGCTTCAACCTTATTTGGATcagaaatatttccaaaaaacTTTATAGACGATTGAAAGAATGAACACTTTTTCCTATTCAAAGTAAGACCACAGTCTCTTATACGTTGCAAACAGGCTCTTAAATCTTTCTCATGCTCAGCCTCATTTACACTACTGATATAAATATCATCTGAGATGTTTTTGACACCTCTTAAGCCGTGCAATGCTTGttcaatcaaatattgaaatttttcactAGCAGCATTGACTCCATAATTCAATCTTTTATATCTGTATAATCCAATATGGGTACTAAAAGTAGTAATATGTCTACTGTCAGGGTGTAATTCAATTCGGTGATAACCCTGGTTCAAATCCAACTTGGAAAATACTTTATATCCATTTAAATCATGTATAAGTTCATCAACAGTAGGCATAGGGTGTTTTACCCTCTTTATTGCCTTATTCGCAGCTCGCATATCGACACATAGTCGAATGTTTTCTGGGTCACAAGGTTTAGGAACACATACAATAGGAGAGACCCATGGAGTAGGACAATTTCCCACACTTTCACAAATGTCTTCATCACACAGTTTAGCAACAGCACTTTCGACTTTTTGACGCATTTTAAAAGGAACTCGTCTGTGCTTTTGATGAACAGGGTTTACAGAATCATCAATATTCAACTTCAATTGGAAGTTTTTCAATTTCCCCAAcccttgaaaaattgaattataatcccttaaaatattttcagtgaGATCCACTCGATCATTTGACACAGagttaataattttcaaaataccaaGATCACTAGCAGTCTTGAAAGAGAGCAAACAACCAATTGCATATCTAACAACATAGAATACAGTGTTGATGCATTTGCCACACTTAGAAGTTACAACTGCATGAAATTTCCCCTTCACAGACAAGGGCTTTCTACTTCCATAAGCATAAAGCTTAATATTTGCAGTTTCCAATTTGCATGGTTTACTGGATCTGGATCAAGTAAACCAGTCTCAGTTTATAGGAAGTGTTTCTTAACATGGGTTTTAATGGGTTCGACAAAGGTGCTGGTTGAAATTAGTATGTCATGGAGTACTTGTGTTATCATGTTCTGTAAACCTACAGTTCACTGCAGATATTGAAGTTTATAAAATAACACAACTATTTGTTATTACTCAACAGTAATGCAATACGTCATACTGTATATATTGAAGACTTTTGTCTCCTTTCGAGCattctacaaaattaactttaaccgtACAATCCAAGAAGCAGTTGACGCGTGGACTGTTCACTTGCAACCAAACTAGTCCggtaaatttgcttattttttgataaagtaAACAGTTGTCTTGGCGACGACGGTTCACGTATTGTTCGCTTATTTGCGTCCTTGGCGGGGTCAGCAAAACGACATGTCGACGGCTTAGGTACAATGGGAAGCAATTTTGTCCTTGCGATGAGGAAATTGATACATAAGTTCGGCCAACCAGTGACGATCGCTTGGGCCTGTTTCTAAAAGGTCGTAGATAGCAAAGACTCAGGAATTCAATAGCCGCAAAATCTCCGATTTTAAATCATACGTTCAagcatccacaaaaacgtagttgcttctgcaatggtTTACATTTTTCGTACCCCTTCGTAAATATAAATCGTACCCGTGTTACCATtaacactttatgtaacaaaggcgtttcacaagatacagaagtagtaaaattgtcggtgaaatctggttacgacgaatattggagttaaacaacgtgtttgtgATCAAGTCACAAAGACCACATTCAGATAGAATGCTTAAAAAAGTTCAATATAtgcctcacttgcaggatattccgttggccgatattgaagcgaatcaagctatgattttaatcgcggcagATAATCTCATAGCGTTCTTCCAGCTTCTGCATGGAGTGGGTCGACAACGTGAACCAATAGGAATTGAATCTCCtcttggttggacttgatcggaaatttacaagtattgacaataagacaatttcaaatttgatgcattgcggaatacgtgaccattataccatgctacaagaacaaatcggATAAAATTGGTCCAGCGAATCTGTAGGCACGGCAAACAATTTTTCGCATAGTGAGTCTTTCGAAGATAGACGAGAATATATtttcacgaacagtaaaattaaattatttgaccgtcctgatgaattcggtttcatggagttgaatggaaattgcgaaaagtcactaaacaaacacgcagctcgtatgagattcaaaagtcttacaaagaaacaacgattcaatgaataatcgcgtcggggtgctttttcattttctggaaagaccgacagctataaacgtcaatataaaagccatgcttcatttattctatttttgaaaaatgatattaattctgcaatttttaactgtacaaataactgtttttcttggaaacagccatgtgcgtataaattattgcctcgtattgctttcgtagctgttgattcatcttatgtggcgaatttttgttgtttaacgggagatacgtacgatagcggacataaatttcctagtagcgcattatcaattatcgatatacacttttacgttgatttacttactccgaaatagagttcgattcattggtatcagcatctaagaacgtgattgaaatattacacaataacgggttcaagacgacagattgggtttcgaattccaaatcagtttcacgtgagatatacattcatcgtctcgccacaaatattgatttagatatcgagagacTTACTGTGAAAAGTGCTTGGGGCTGAACTGTGGAAGCGAGAgagattgcttcatacttgaacaccaggagttaacatgttttgtcacaaatagaaaagcccttactgttgtaagttcaatacttgatgcttgggatgaaaaattcaacaataagagactgaagtgttggtcaaagtggagtaattctataagttttcaaaatatttcaattcctcgtcaattcaaagatgtggaatgtaaatattccctgtacaaatttggcatattctgtcatatgatatcgaagcatcccaagaagaattgccagggtcgttctacttaacgctgattccgcgcaaactcccacagattactgcgatagaaggatgaatattcctcagtttttagagaattcggacattggactagtttttgacgctactccccccgcatcaggattccgcctcattgatggatgacttcctgtgaatagaattggctgttatatttgcgttataatatttttatttatttccagtggatatgatattgtttcaatttcttgaggagcataatgtgtcccaatttcgcatgatttttaacttttcagaaggccgttttgtaaaattcgaaacattgatacaagttcatgaagtaacattaggtcaataatattagaaatttttaccgatccgcagtgacgacatttcataagttttatttaatgcaaaaacatagacacgacagaaaaatacaacgaatccaggggccagtagcaaagatattggtaacttttcaattttacagtggcgataaggaagatcaaatccagaacgaaagaaaaaatttaaaataaagttgatttggagatggagATTGcaattggccagggtaaatattgacctttttacgtaaacagcgaaggcgcgtctgacgcactacacaatggtatgatgtgagtttgttgattaattaggataattggtaaattggaagcgcaatagtttaatatcttgtctcagtctatctcagtattcggtgtgaatcagtgtttacaggttctgtactgttggtagtactcgttatgtatctgttggaaatacatttaatgcaaaaacatagacacgacagaaaaatacaacgaatccaggggccagtagcaaagatattggtaacttttcaattttacagtggcgataaggaagatcaaatccagatcgaaagaaaaaatttaaaataaagttgatttggagatggaaattgcaaaatcatttctataatttttcgcagcgcctcgtcgccaatgatcgcacagtagttttcaaatttgtcaaacagaacgcgcagttctgcaataaattaaaaaaaattaaacatcgatatccaccagagcgcaagacttgatacacgcgtgattaaaagaacccacatttgtatgtggaatgccgaaataatcacgccataatcgtgaaacatactttagcggcagtggttcccaaactttttagagttgggacccactatttattaccaaagcttatggcgacccacttaactttaatttattttcattttgtttttttaggacattatacagaacacagcaatggctaaccatcgcaaaactaccgtgtttcctcgaaatgaagacctggcctgaaaataagataataatttgaatttttaaaatgattttaaaatgaccttacccttaaaataaatttaaaatgtgtgggagaagaaaggttcattaacctgaagtaaggtgaagatcacaccactattaaagattgtgtgatatcacaattatgatatttgtcacttgatttttgtatagaaaatacaaataaaaactatggatgtcggtttttatataatatttagtaaaaaaatcttgtgattttctacaatgtaattttatttttgataaatgaacacaaaagacctcttccaaaaaaaaccatagtgttattcttcaaaataaataaatctaaatcctgtctaaatttcggggaaacacggtaagaagtgctgtacagtgtacaaaactgctatgcgtaaaaaagccacgtggtcattctttgtgtagcaaatttttgttcctttgagaagatcgtaaaaaggaaccaatcacagattcgaatttaaattcaatttaatttattttgttttttgaagatttacgtattcgagtcgccaccgatcctaattaccagtatgattaaccaaagctctctacatcttttcacgaccaactaagattccttttgcgacccaccagtggttcgcgacccatagtttgggaaccgctaaagtttagcctatataaaatacggtactaaaatttaaacattcaaaaaatgtttgcttatgaactcatttaagtgcgggctgaacgcggcccgtgcatggggcgttggttggacagcctaaactatgtttttttattcctcttcgttttcttttagatatattctatatgcggttataatttcgcaatttttagcgtttgctaagacataggtttggtatgacgtcataatgattcTAACAAAACAggaattgtgtttttttattcagataacaagcgattcaggcgAAGAACGATCATTTACAAACATTCCTTAAAATGTGGAGCATGAGAAGTTGACTCGAAACTCAAATACCTTTAGTTTAGAGataagaaaaccagaaatcaaaagGTTAATGgtagatgtgagtttagctttctgtGTAAACTTTCGTAAGggtgatgaaggaagcttttgatccttctctagaaacattagtaatgtttcattccatttggaatacttgaacacttgttcattcttctgtttgcacgttagtatattcttcagattcaatattctagaaatgtttccgactattcgaaagaaaaaggaaaatttacattcgtagctaattattattagttggagattgttgacaacgcgccccaataaataaacaagtcctgtcacgaagttaacgatttgtttctgaatcagttaccagtgtttgatattagaaagcaaagttcttcagcatattgcctgtgccttaatgtactgtcccaatgaaattcaacttagaatcggtgtagtttgttcaaaacagtcaacacgatggaacttggaatagaatcaggagcatggcatctgctgaaaacaatgaacataaactaaatattccatacggcaagacaattttgcagtatcataatatcacaactctctatatttcagatcaatcagcacgatatagattggaatcaaacaaaatttaacattatatatatacccaatgtttcgactttccaagtaacacaatcaaatgaaatatgctctaaactaaagtaactaaaatccaagttttatgactaaaatattaaagcagtagttattgtgctaatttgacagtaatactgccacaaattatatttgtattacacttgagaacctcaattcttattgttatttccaacagatacataacgagtactaccaacaatacagaacctgtaaacactgattcacaccgaatactgagctagactgagacaagacatccaactattgcgcttccaatttactaattatcctaattaatcaacatactcacatcataccattgtgtagtgcgtcagacgcgcctttgcagtttacgtaaaaacgtcaatatttaccctgtccaacattcggatggaacagtaacaacctatgatgatttaagaatgcatgttaatagggatttcaggatagaggttacatgaatatgattaagtactgcttgtaccgagcttcatagggtagatcagggtggtccgaaccgcggccctagcacacattccttgcgcctgtagaacaattttagcgtgtactaaactaaaccattggtagataagtgtatttattggcagagttatttctaaactattccaactgtgtttggcctttttcctaatcccgatgtcgggattgatatttgataaaatcacggaatttcaatgttgtatctataaacgtcaagactcaagaccaggatggaaatgacttcccgtggtcggtacgaggagaataaattgtcttgtgcagacatgaccaagctgatgagatgaatcgcgctttcatccaaacttcgtacatgaagctcgccttgagtaacttctcaattttagagacgtgaccatgtgacagcaatgacgaaacgcagacctgacttagcgccgcgcaatccattttttttagctgggtccggagtctcatcttagacatatattttggttgttatttgacgataccactagacctgatcacgctaaaagtaatgaaattagtcaaatttatgaattcatcatacaataagtgtagaataagtgaacaagaaataggaaacatatttacctttccccaacaacgttcaatgacggggtctggtgtgtttccaagtaatttctaccacgaaaaaatataagtttagcggacattacaaaatcaaacatgaagaaaattgctataaatatcaccatatttctcaagaagcaaatgggtaaactcccgatgttttatcacctctgggttttctcctactgcggcccgcgagacctcgccaaaagtttttgcgtcacgccaaccttggaccaccctagggtagatcttatataacggatgctgcaattagtagaaacataaattaatattgtatcggtaaaagatgtagagaaatcgatcttcaatacgataccagaaaatctatggattcgacacgcatgtaaatttagattcgaatcttgctccatccaattcactaaggcaagtaataattccacaacgtcttcatatatatatatcacaaagtttgtttgagattaaatgtaattactttaagccccatatcatgtatttggaagattgtcaattatatctacccgttccttattttttataatgtgaaaaattctaattttacgggCATTCAGCGAATGCGAGTATCTGCTTTCCTAATCTTATTTctcatcattctattgctagGACATCGGTGCCGTATGCGATGCAATCACGAGAAAATGTAAAagttgtgcatgtgggataagtagtttgaagtaaggtttcccactacggttacgagttacgagctaactaaagtcgtatcctgtcctttggtatccaaattattgtcttcaatttatgcaccaacaagaaactttgaaagaaactttgttatcagcctgaaacacatctgaagttgacatcagtgttaacaatcttagtacttcagtattggtgttaataataaattgactgtttttgacaaagactcaaagaacagccgcgagtatgctaggatacaaaataagacaatgataaatataacattgcatatattagagcaatcctcaaaatctattcgggtaatatatgaataaacctaacaatattcgaagtatcaaattcccacctgataatcattttgcaacgtatggcatTAGTCAAACGCGAATTGGGAAATCCCATcattattgaaatatacaattgcacagcagactccctgATCCGCATTGTGCGACGTGCATTTACCTCGGggcaacaaaatttcgaattttctagCGTTGAGTCATTTATTCGCCCCAGTAAAAGGAGGGACGTTGACTAACTTTACAGTGCTTAAATTAAAGGGCTTAAGAttccataaaatgggcaatgaaacatttcgtacataccggccccggaaattatatgaaatgttttgatgaaatggataacggagggaaatattaaaaaaaaaaggtttgctcaacttccaaaaacaattggagttaaaaatacggaaacaaaacctatgaagataacgaaattgtcaatgtgtatgtgtggtgtggatgctatatatgcagtgtgtattttgtacgcaaatgtactcaacaaggttcatgtaggccaggggtgggcaacctttttcggctcgcgtgccaaaatcggctaagtttaaacaacaaaattcttccgcgtgccgaccaaaattaaaaacaatgctttggtacttccaaagcaaaaatacataataataaacctttcaaacatgtaggcctacagacggattcactattcggatatattatcagtccgacaaatagatttgattacttttcttattctatctcagtgagacttctgctgctgcattaccgctgatcgagattttacattgggtttatattttgtaactttcaaagaaatatacgaactactggtttcaacgttcaggctactcctgttacgagacgacTTATTGCAATTccaatcataactgagaacaaagattcacaagcatatgtagatgatGTAGAGCACTAGTcggaaaactttatgtacttgcatACACATTCCCTGTATCGCGCAGGCCGCAATATTTCCTCCTTCGAACAAGCGctagattgaatttcaaattgtggcgcattcacaccttctattattgcgttaaaagcctgctactatgagatatgtatgtgccgtttcttaatatatatatattattcaacaacatattgtttttatttacttggtattaatgtgaaggatgatgttttttgccacttgcccccacggtacgtcttccaaagaagacctgacaagcgagtacgaagtttattccaagtgtaatgcatttcagataaagctgttcgcagcaatatgtgcttccgaacgtgcccattacttgttttgcactgtcgcatagatcaactgtggcgcagtcctgggtctcgggtcgaatttttcgtcgaagcacattggaatgttcagtcctcgtcgcgagctatcctgcgttttccaaacatttttgaattttaaagatcacaattaactcgaacgacatgcaactgacgctacatatttcaaaacaagcgtcatacagcagaacttgttaccacataaatccgcgtacatacaataataaatttgggaacaatttttgcttcatttaataaatgtcgggttgttcgagggccgcaacaaattagctcgcgggccgcatttgaccctcagtttaccgacccctgttgtagaatagtgcattgcaaagttttcaagttttaaaaaaattctcgggaatggcatcccaatcatgtaatagttcgttttctgcacttctctcttgtattccctttcctaatagcttatatttctttcgaaatcaagttataacagtaagttagcacgTAAccctaaccaacatgagctgcacaacttcataaatcaatcagaaatatatattacgtgacaatgtagccaaacgttgtgttaattccgacaaaattcgtcgagagctcagttgctacgccatgatatatatatttctttgaagccatgaaaagacaaaaagagtttaaataaataacagattgttaacaaacgataatgaataaacgaaaaccgagttttatcagataattcagtctcgaaactttttatctgaaataagacgatctcgtttctgaggcctcgctcgcatgccgaataaatgggctcgcatgccaagtttggcacgcgtgccaaaggttgcccacccctgaagtaGGCAGAACCAAGTGGAATTCCAATTAGTTTGGTATTGAATGTAATTGCTTTAAGCTTCATGGCATGTATTAGGAAAATTGTTAATCATATATCCTcgttcattatttttttatagctTAAAAATTCTAGCTATAGACATTCAGCAAACGCGAGTGTAGGTAATAAGCGGTGCTATCACCTATTTATGATGTGGAGTGATATCGTGTGATCCAATGTGCGAGTAACACCAGAAATACTTAAAAAGCCCGATCCCAAATAGTTCATCCAACATTTGTTGCTTTGACTTTATTGCATTATCGCAGTAGTAATGAACATCGATGAGTCAGTTTATTCCAGTAATTACACACAATTTAATCTAATTTATCATCATCACTCCAAATATtagctaaataaataaaacaaacatgaaaaatacgacttacaaattgacaaattccGGGGCTTAGAAACAGAGGTGCGCTCACAAAAAACTCAGAAAGAagagagcggcgtgcgggagaATTTACAGATGCCAGATTATTGGTCAGAATATACAGCCAAGTTGGctccataaaatatatatttgggacTTCTCATGTATTAACCATGGGAATAATATGtggaaataattattaatatcaaatttagGATAATAATCACTCCATTCAGCTGAATACGAATGTACTACGCTTGTAAAATTGAACGATTATCGCAAGACTGGCATGATTGCAAAAAATAGATATTACGAAACACTTTTCGGGAACACAACCTAGTGACCATAATTAAAATGAGGAAACATTTCTTACATACAGGGCCCAAATTAGAGAAAATGAAAagcattttatgtaattttttaaaGCAATAATAGAAATGTTCAAACAACACAATGTGTGAAACACacaaaaattaatcagaaataTTTAATCTGAAAGAATAAGCACCATTagagatacataaaaatgataaaCGAGAATCTCTAAGGAAAGGGTAGGAATGTGGTACAAGCATAATTCCTGTTGCGGTATGTATGTTGTGAATAGGTGCATGTTATGTACAATGTGTGTGTATGTGCGTGTCACTATATGGCCTCCAACGAGCACAGCTTGCGAACATCCCGTACATAAGTAGAATTTGCAGTACGGACTTCAACCCTTCGAACAATACCATGCTTGTCAGGGTATGTCTCATCAACAATCGCCTTCGGCCAATGACTGCGAGGGGAACTATCATCAAACATCAAAACCAAATCGCCAACTTCCAGATTTCTTTGTGTAGTGTGCCATTTTTGTCTTTCTTGTAGCAGAGGCAAATATTCTTTCTTCCATCTATCCCAGAATAAATCCAGGAGCCCTTGTGAATATCGCCATGTTCTTCTATATTCATCAGTCttcataaatttgtctaaaGGTAGAGATGGATCAAGTTTggcaattagaattgattttggTGTCAAAACATTTAAGTCTTTAGGATCATCACTTAGTGGTGTGAGTGGTCTATCATTTAATATCCTTTCGACGCCAGTTAGGAAGAACCACAATGAATAATCTGAAAATGATCGACCATCAGTGATAGCACGTAATGTTTTCTTGACTTCTCGAACTAATCGCTCCACGACACCTGATTGATGACTGGCCAATGGAGGTGAGAAGTGCCATTGAATTTCTTTTTGAGATAATGAATTGTCAATAACATGTTTGTTCCAGTTTCTAATTCCTTCTCTCAACTCTTTCTCTCCGCCTATAAAATTTGTACCATTATCCGAATATACGTGGATAGGTCTTGAGCGTATGTCAGTGAATCGGAATAACGCTTGTAGAAATGCTGATGTATCAAGTGACTCTGCAACTTCAATATGTACGGCACGTGTGGCCATGCAAGTAAAAAGACATCCATAACGCTTGTATTCATTTCGACCAAGCTTGACCTTGATTGGGCCAAGGTAGTCTACAAATGTAGATTCGAACGGTTTCTTTCCAAGAAAAACTCTACAGCTGGGGAGGTCTGCCATCCACTGCTCGCCTGTACGAGCAGATCTTTCTCTGCATGGTATACATTCTCTGATGACTTTTCCAACAGCTGATTGTCTCCGTAACATCCAATATCTTTCTCTAACTGACGCAAGAACATGGAGAGTTCCAGTGTGACCTGTATTTCTATGATGCATGTCGATGATCAGCTTTGTTACATGATGGTGAGGTGGCAAGATGATTGGATTTTTCTGTTGCTCTGGCAAATCAGATTTTTCAAGCCGTCCTCTCATACCCATAATACCATCTTGTATGAAAGGGTCACACTTTAGTAGAGGCTTGGCCAGTGTAGACTTCAATTTCTGTTTTTGTTCAACTAGCATTTCTGAGTTCCTCTACAGAAATGAATCGAGATGCAGGAACTCGGTCACATTTAAGATACTTCCATCTCATGTATCCTTGAAAACGCATCAACCAAACCATAGCACGCTGTAGTTTTTCAA contains:
- the LOC144421942 gene encoding uncharacterized protein LOC144421942: MGMRGRLEKSDLPEQQKNPIILPPHHHVTKLIIDMHHRNTGHTGTLHVLASVRERYWMLRRQSAVGKVIRECIPCRERSARTGEQWMADLPSCRVFLGKKPFESTFVDYLGPIKVKLGRNEYKRYGCLFTCMATRAVHIEVAESLDTSAFLQALFRFTDIRSRPIHVYSDNGTNFIGGEKELREGIRNWNKHVIDNSLSQKEIQWHFSPPLASHQSGVVERLVREVKKTLRAITDGRSFSDYSLWFFLTGVERILNDRPLTPLSDDPKDLNVLTPKSILIAKLDPSLPLDKFMKTDEYRRTWRYSQGLLDLFWDRWKKEYLPLLQERQKWHTTQRNLEVGDLVLMFDDSSPRSHWPKAIVDETYPDKHGIVRRVEVRTANSTYVRDVRKLCSLEAI